In Desulfurellaceae bacterium, the genomic stretch CGGACTATTCCATTGAGTGAAAAGATCGCTAAGGCATTAGGAAAGCTGACCAGCGGACATTCCTCAGGTGAGGATGTGAAGGTGCTCAGGGTCGAGTTTAACGGTGCGACTCAAGAATATCCGATGTCTGAATCTCCGACCGAGCAAGCATTATTACGTGCGCTGACGAAATTTTTTGATGATGAACCCCAGCTGCTACCTGAAATCCTATGCGAGTCCCTGGGACCGAGTTTGCTGACTAATATGGACATGGCGCGGTTCTGGGATGGGATAGCGCTCACAAATGATGAAACCCGGGTAGTGCAGGCTCTGAATCTGATCTTTGGCGATATAGTGGACCGTATCGCGGTAGTTGGCGATGACAGGAAAAATAGTACTCCTCATGGCTGCCGGGCGGTCGTAAGGATCAGGGGGCGAGATCGTCCGGTTCCCCTGAAAAGTCTCGGCGACGGAGCTGTGCGCCTGTTTAGTGTCGCCTTGGCCCTTGCGAATAGCCGGGATGGTTTCCTGGTGATCGACGAAGCGGAAAACGGACTCTACTATGCGGTACAGCGCGACTTCTGGAAGATGGTTCTGAGAACGGCGTGTGAGAACAACGTGCAGGTTTTTGCAACAACACACAGCTGGGACTGTGCGGCAGGCTTTGCACAAGCGGCAGCGGATGTAGACGAGGTGGAAGGCATGCTTATTCGCCTTGAGAGGGAGGGCAGTCGCATCCGCGCTGTGGAATACTCGGAGGCCGATCTTAAAATCGCAGCCGAGCAAGGTATTGAGGTGAGATAGTTTGTGGCCCGGCCTATTTCGTCCGCATCGGACTCCCGTATTCTTTTAGTCGAAGGGCAGGACGATGAATATGTCGTTAGCCGCCTCCTCGAACGGCATAAATCAGCGCTGCCCTTTTCCATCCTTAACAAGAAGACTATCAGCAGACTGCTCCCGGCCATTAGCATTGAAATCAAAG encodes the following:
- a CDS encoding AAA family ATPase, whose product is MSTELSGKDLHLSSLAIIGFRGIEDLSIPRLGRVTLFVGKNGVGKTTLLEAVRLYAARGHDSLFANILRNREEMADTVDEDGDKRLAPDWEALFHGRHASSDACISIGPIIRTEQLYIRTIPLSEKIAKALGKLTSGHSSGEDVKVLRVEFNGATQEYPMSESPTEQALLRALTKFFDDEPQLLPEILCESLGPSLLTNMDMARFWDGIALTNDETRVVQALNLIFGDIVDRIAVVGDDRKNSTPHGCRAVVRIRGRDRPVPLKSLGDGAVRLFSVALALANSRDGFLVIDEAENGLYYAVQRDFWKMVLRTACENNVQVFATTHSWDCAAGFAQAAADVDEVEGMLIRLEREGSRIRAVEYSEADLKIAAEQGIEVR